In Candidatus Palauibacter australiensis, the following are encoded in one genomic region:
- the folB gene encoding dihydroneopterin aldolase, protein MAADTVIIRDLLIRGIIGVNDWEREKKQDIVINLSLSVDARAAGESDDVADVLNYRTLTKRIIAHVETAEPYLVEALAHQIARIAIVDFGAARARVRVEKPGALRYARSVGVEVERTAADYT, encoded by the coding sequence ATGGCAGCGGATACGGTCATCATCCGCGACCTCCTCATCCGGGGCATCATCGGGGTCAACGACTGGGAACGCGAGAAGAAACAGGACATCGTGATCAACCTGTCCCTCTCCGTGGACGCCCGGGCCGCGGGCGAGTCCGACGACGTCGCCGATGTGCTGAACTACCGGACGCTGACCAAGCGCATCATCGCGCACGTCGAAACCGCCGAGCCGTATCTCGTGGAGGCCCTCGCGCACCAGATCGCGCGGATCGCGATCGTCGACTTCGGCGCGGCGCGGGCCAGGGTCCGCGTGGAAAAGCCCGGCGCGCTACGCTACGCGCGCTCGGTGGGGGTCGAAGTCGAACGGACGGCGGCGGACTACACGTGA
- the folK gene encoding 2-amino-4-hydroxy-6-hydroxymethyldihydropteridine diphosphokinase — MNASPRAILLTLGSNIDPERNIVAALEALDELLGIEGASPIYEADPVGNPGMPRFLNAAVRITTDLSPGELKFEVIRPLERRLGRVRTADPNAPRTIDIDIAAVQGLVVDQEELQLPDPEIPTRAHLAVPLADVAPGFRHPRLGITLGEIAAPFRDEPGLAKRDDVRWP, encoded by the coding sequence GTGAACGCCTCCCCCCGGGCCATCCTCCTCACGCTGGGCTCGAACATCGACCCCGAGCGGAACATCGTCGCGGCGCTCGAGGCGCTCGACGAACTGCTGGGCATCGAGGGAGCCTCGCCCATCTACGAGGCGGACCCGGTCGGAAACCCCGGGATGCCCCGCTTCCTGAACGCGGCCGTGCGCATCACGACCGACCTCTCCCCGGGAGAACTGAAGTTCGAGGTCATCCGGCCGCTGGAGCGCCGCCTCGGGCGGGTCCGGACCGCGGACCCCAACGCCCCCCGCACGATCGACATCGACATCGCCGCCGTGCAGGGTCTGGTCGTCGATCAGGAGGAGTTGCAACTCCCGGACCCGGAGATCCCGACGAGGGCGCATCTGGCGGTGCCCCTCGCGGATGTGGCGCCGGGTTTCCGGCACCCCCGCCTCGGAATCACCCTGGGTGAGATCGCGGCCCCATTCCGCGACGAACCGGGGCTCGCGAAACGCGACGATGTGCGGTGGCCGTGA